The Desulfosporosinus acidiphilus SJ4 genome has a window encoding:
- a CDS encoding sigma 54-interacting transcriptional regulator, with translation MNFEAGFQEIYHGVVMVNSDGYILACNKAAKEILGIDGKIVGERAREVLPDSAMYDVLSTGTPVINNKVDIGGRVILSNHKPVYEGNKLTGVVTSFQDITDLEAIAQELEATKELNKELEAIFSSSSDEIYVTDGEGYTLRVNKAGERFYGVKAEELVGKHVSKLEKLGLFSPSITPLVLKSKKRTTLIQTTKSGQKIVVTANPVFDEKGQIIRVVTNSRDITELSNLRQRLEDTEKLMDNYRLEIAKLRKERIKSAEIINQSETMRKIIELAEKVAAVDSTVLIEGESGVGKGVVALKIHQLSKRCNFPFITINCGAIPENLMESELFGYEGGSFTGAKKEGKKGLFETAGSGTVFLDEISELPLNLQVKLLHVIQDRRLRRVGGSDDIDIDARIIAATNRNIPKLVKERKFREDLYYRLNVIPLVVPPVRQRKEDIPILIEHFLKAFLQKYELHKTIAQETMELLLNYNWPGNVREIENLVERLVVTVDGMEVLPIHLPDYIVHTDGSTERIFVMDICPLKNATEEMERQLLNKALLKFHNTYKMADALEINQSTVVRKMQRYGIYKDKLTCLYGKDSSS, from the coding sequence ATGAATTTTGAAGCAGGCTTTCAAGAGATTTACCATGGTGTCGTGATGGTTAATTCAGATGGGTATATTTTAGCTTGCAATAAGGCCGCTAAAGAGATCTTGGGAATCGACGGCAAGATTGTTGGCGAAAGGGCCCGTGAGGTGCTGCCGGATTCGGCTATGTATGATGTCTTGAGCACAGGCACCCCTGTAATCAACAATAAGGTTGATATCGGCGGCAGAGTGATACTGTCGAATCACAAACCAGTTTATGAAGGGAACAAATTGACGGGAGTTGTTACCTCTTTCCAAGATATCACGGACTTAGAGGCAATAGCCCAGGAACTGGAGGCCACTAAAGAGCTTAATAAAGAACTGGAAGCAATCTTTAGTTCTTCTTCTGATGAAATTTATGTTACCGACGGAGAAGGCTACACTCTTAGGGTAAATAAAGCGGGAGAGCGTTTCTATGGAGTTAAGGCGGAAGAATTAGTGGGCAAACATGTTTCTAAATTAGAGAAGCTAGGGTTGTTTTCACCAAGCATCACCCCTTTGGTTCTCAAGTCTAAAAAACGGACCACCTTAATCCAAACGACTAAAAGCGGCCAAAAAATCGTCGTGACTGCTAATCCGGTATTTGATGAAAAAGGACAAATTATTCGAGTGGTTACCAATTCGCGAGACATTACAGAATTGAGCAATTTACGCCAGCGCTTAGAAGATACTGAGAAACTGATGGATAACTATCGCCTGGAAATTGCGAAGTTACGTAAAGAAAGGATAAAGAGTGCCGAAATTATCAATCAAAGTGAAACAATGCGAAAAATCATTGAACTCGCGGAAAAGGTCGCTGCCGTTGATTCAACCGTGTTAATAGAAGGAGAATCAGGTGTCGGCAAAGGGGTAGTGGCTTTAAAGATTCACCAATTGAGTAAACGCTGTAATTTTCCTTTTATTACGATCAACTGCGGTGCCATTCCGGAGAATCTGATGGAATCGGAATTGTTTGGATATGAAGGAGGTTCCTTTACCGGAGCCAAAAAAGAAGGGAAAAAGGGTCTCTTTGAAACTGCCGGCAGCGGCACTGTATTTTTGGATGAAATCAGCGAACTGCCCCTGAATCTTCAAGTAAAGTTATTACATGTTATTCAGGACAGAAGGCTGAGAAGGGTTGGAGGAAGTGACGATATCGATATTGATGCCCGAATCATTGCTGCTACCAATCGCAATATTCCCAAACTGGTCAAAGAACGAAAGTTTCGGGAAGATCTTTATTATCGCCTAAATGTTATTCCCCTTGTTGTACCGCCGGTTAGGCAACGGAAGGAGGATATTCCCATTCTCATCGAGCATTTTCTAAAGGCGTTCCTCCAAAAATATGAGCTGCATAAAACCATCGCTCAGGAGACGATGGAGCTGTTGCTAAATTACAATTGGCCTGGCAATGTCCGGGAAATCGAGAACTTGGTTGAGAGATTGGTGGTTACGGTAGATGGTATGGAAGTTTTACCGATTCATTTGCCGGACTATATTGTCCATACCGATGGGAGCACCGAAAGGATTTTTGTCATGGATATTTGTCCTCTGAAAAATGCCACTGAAGAAATGGAACGACAGCTATTAAACAAAGCTTTACTCAAATTTCATAATACCTATAAGATGGCCGATGCTCTTGAGATTAATCAATCAACGGTGGTAAGAAAAATGCAGCGATATGGTATTTATAAGGATAAGCTCACATGTTTATATGGAAAAGACAGTTCCAGCTGA
- a CDS encoding hemerythrin domain-containing protein encodes MNIDNLTRQHREIAQLIKEIETLLTQDVAAKSFDISLKMAALSGKLSIHLKTEDDYLYPSLKISNDERLKRTANLFNEEMENIAHSFANYKANYISGTQIKKDVTKFINETRSIFSLLKHRLNHEDNQLYPLVQNL; translated from the coding sequence ATGAATATCGACAATCTAACTAGACAACATCGAGAAATAGCTCAGTTAATTAAAGAAATCGAAACTCTCTTAACTCAGGACGTAGCGGCTAAATCTTTTGATATTTCTCTAAAAATGGCTGCCCTGTCCGGAAAGCTGTCAATCCATCTCAAGACGGAAGATGATTACCTTTACCCCTCCTTAAAAATTTCAAACGATGAACGTCTGAAAAGAACGGCCAATCTGTTTAATGAAGAAATGGAGAATATTGCACATTCTTTTGCAAACTATAAGGCCAACTATATCTCCGGTACTCAAATCAAGAAGGACGTTACCAAGTTCATTAATGAAACACGTTCAATATTCTCGCTCTTAAAACATCGTCTTAATCACGAAGACAATCAACTATATCCTTTGGTCCAAAATTTATGA
- a CDS encoding molybdopterin-dependent oxidoreductase: MKKILLKVNGTSRHVVADPNLTLLDFLRDELHLTGTKQSCDKSGQCGACTVIVNGKAVRSCLLKVEKLDNAEVITVEGLGTPENPHLIQEAMVLSGAIQCGYCTPGIIMATKALLDVNLNPSTEEIKDALRHNLCRCTGYVKIIDAVKLAGQFIRKELSPADVRPDPNGPKYGVSHPRPSGLAKACGTAQFTADIVIPGALELVAVRSPHPHARIKKIDYSAACSMPGVIGVMTAKDIMGTNRLKYTVADRPVLCEDKVRYIGDPVAVVAAVTRQQAVEAARTVEVEYELLPVLNSPQEAMAAGAIQLHDDRPNLCFIQPQIKGDAEKALAESTTVIEAHFTTQINHQAPLEPEACAAYLEGEGTDAQLVVIGRSISIHKHLSMLQEALGWKNMRYEEAYTGGQFGIKLEVTSEGIAAGAALFFKRPVRYIPSLIESMLMTPKRHPFDMKVKLGADGTGRITAYKIDIDVDNGAYHSNGDVIINRAMQMLSGAYNIPNVSALSRLTYTNNPWGAAARGAGPPQAHFALECAVNMLADKLGIDPLTMRILNSLQPGQSKSTGSIVEQWPFPELCEAMRPHYERSLLESREYKKGIIRRGVGLGAGAFGIGGAGDQAVVTLELDPDNGVTIYAAVADPGEGNDSMLTQLAADGLGLPLNKVRLVTKNSDCAGATGPAAGSRMTYMVGGALVDAVKQLKQAMTDFGAATYQELIEAGQSVRYVGTKSTQEKGSLDSKTGQGPSFESQVHALQLAEVEVNLETGHVKILKMTTAVDSGPVINPQSYEGQLEGGADMGAGFALREQYIAGQTKDWITFKFPSIRTSFPMESVIRETPRVHGTGKGSTGVGEMTMVPTAPAIISAIKDAIGLWICDLPATPDKIKAALQQHE, translated from the coding sequence TTGAAAAAAATACTCCTGAAAGTCAATGGCACATCACGTCATGTGGTTGCCGACCCGAATTTAACGTTGCTTGACTTCCTGCGCGACGAATTACATTTGACAGGAACGAAGCAATCATGCGACAAGTCAGGGCAATGCGGGGCCTGTACAGTCATCGTCAACGGTAAGGCTGTCAGATCTTGTTTGTTAAAAGTTGAAAAATTGGACAACGCCGAGGTGATCACCGTTGAGGGTTTAGGAACCCCTGAAAATCCTCACCTCATTCAAGAGGCTATGGTTTTATCCGGAGCTATTCAGTGCGGTTATTGCACTCCCGGCATTATTATGGCCACTAAAGCTTTATTAGATGTAAATCTAAATCCCAGTACAGAAGAGATAAAAGATGCCCTGCGTCACAACTTATGTCGCTGTACAGGTTATGTCAAGATCATTGATGCCGTAAAGTTAGCTGGACAGTTTATTCGAAAAGAGCTTTCCCCCGCCGACGTTCGGCCAGATCCCAATGGGCCGAAATACGGTGTTTCGCATCCTCGCCCGTCAGGGCTGGCTAAGGCATGCGGTACGGCACAATTTACGGCCGATATTGTCATTCCTGGTGCACTTGAGCTGGTTGCTGTGCGAAGCCCACACCCTCATGCCCGCATTAAAAAGATAGACTACTCGGCTGCCTGCAGTATGCCTGGGGTTATAGGAGTTATGACGGCAAAGGATATCATGGGCACCAATCGTTTGAAATACACTGTCGCTGACCGTCCCGTTCTCTGCGAAGATAAAGTTCGCTATATCGGCGATCCTGTGGCGGTTGTGGCGGCAGTGACCCGGCAGCAGGCGGTGGAGGCCGCCAGGACGGTAGAAGTGGAATATGAACTGCTTCCCGTGTTGAATTCACCACAAGAAGCAATGGCCGCCGGAGCCATTCAACTGCACGATGACAGACCCAATCTTTGCTTTATTCAACCTCAGATCAAAGGTGACGCGGAAAAAGCTTTGGCTGAATCGACAACGGTCATTGAGGCCCATTTCACCACCCAGATTAACCATCAAGCGCCCCTTGAGCCCGAGGCCTGTGCTGCATACTTGGAAGGCGAGGGTACTGATGCTCAGCTTGTTGTCATTGGACGCAGTATCAGCATTCACAAGCATTTGAGTATGCTCCAAGAGGCCCTTGGCTGGAAAAATATGCGTTATGAAGAAGCCTACACGGGCGGGCAGTTTGGCATAAAATTAGAAGTTACCTCGGAGGGTATTGCTGCCGGCGCCGCTTTATTCTTCAAGCGTCCGGTTCGTTACATCCCAAGTTTAATAGAGTCAATGCTGATGACACCGAAGAGGCATCCTTTCGATATGAAAGTTAAGCTTGGAGCCGATGGTACAGGCCGGATCACTGCTTATAAAATTGATATCGATGTAGACAATGGTGCTTATCACTCAAATGGTGATGTGATTATCAATCGAGCCATGCAAATGCTTTCAGGAGCCTATAACATTCCCAATGTAAGCGCTCTCAGTAGACTGACGTACACTAATAATCCCTGGGGAGCTGCGGCCCGGGGAGCAGGACCGCCGCAAGCTCATTTTGCTCTGGAGTGTGCGGTTAATATGCTGGCGGATAAATTGGGAATAGATCCCTTGACGATGCGGATATTGAACTCTTTGCAGCCAGGCCAATCTAAATCCACCGGCAGTATCGTAGAACAGTGGCCTTTCCCCGAACTCTGTGAAGCTATGCGACCCCACTATGAACGAAGTCTGCTTGAGTCAAGGGAATATAAGAAGGGTATAATCAGGCGTGGTGTTGGGCTGGGTGCCGGTGCCTTCGGCATCGGGGGAGCCGGCGACCAAGCTGTGGTAACGCTGGAACTTGATCCTGACAACGGAGTCACTATCTATGCCGCAGTCGCCGATCCCGGCGAAGGCAACGACTCAATGCTTACGCAGTTAGCTGCTGACGGTTTAGGATTACCTCTGAACAAAGTTCGCCTAGTGACGAAGAATAGCGACTGCGCCGGTGCCACCGGACCTGCTGCGGGAAGCAGAATGACTTACATGGTGGGAGGGGCTTTGGTAGACGCAGTTAAACAGTTAAAACAAGCGATGACTGATTTTGGAGCAGCGACTTACCAGGAACTTATAGAGGCAGGACAATCGGTTCGCTATGTTGGAACCAAGTCCACACAGGAAAAAGGATCGCTGGATTCTAAAACGGGTCAAGGTCCTTCCTTTGAATCTCAGGTTCACGCGTTACAATTAGCTGAAGTTGAGGTTAATCTTGAAACAGGTCATGTTAAGATACTTAAGATGACCACCGCAGTGGACAGCGGCCCCGTAATTAACCCTCAGAGCTATGAAGGACAGCTTGAAGGCGGGGCAGATATGGGTGCTGGATTTGCTCTTCGTGAGCAGTATATTGCAGGTCAGACAAAAGACTGGATAACATTTAAGTTTCCAAGTATAAGGACTTCCTTCCCGATGGAGTCCGTCATCCGGGAGACACCAAGAGTCCATGGTACTGGTAAAGGTTCGACCGGAGTTGGCGAGATGACGATGGTTCCGACTGCTCCTGCAATCATTAGTGCCATTAAGGATGCCATAGGATTATGGATCTGCGACTTGCCTGCAACACCGGATAAGATCAAAGCAGCCTTACAGCAGCATGAATAA
- a CDS encoding ferritin-like domain-containing protein — translation MMDTTELITELNKILTLEHGHLGMYKNFMNYSDRDVRRTFRHFMEMEMEHVNRIQTILRNLGIKPSLIVEGGDIIGKMFGVSINIADELEAIKAFKFIEEKSHQGYLKFTEKLEKENTPLSNFIAEEITSSNQLESYLQYLWLKDRLI, via the coding sequence ATGATGGACACCACCGAGTTAATTACCGAACTCAATAAGATTTTAACATTAGAACATGGTCACCTTGGGATGTATAAAAACTTTATGAATTATAGCGATAGGGATGTCAGAAGGACTTTCCGACATTTTATGGAGATGGAAATGGAACACGTAAACAGGATTCAGACGATTCTTCGTAATCTTGGAATCAAACCTTCTCTCATCGTTGAAGGTGGAGATATTATCGGTAAGATGTTTGGTGTTTCAATAAACATTGCCGATGAATTAGAGGCCATAAAAGCCTTTAAATTCATCGAGGAAAAATCACATCAAGGTTATTTAAAATTTACGGAAAAACTTGAAAAAGAAAACACGCCATTATCAAACTTCATTGCGGAAGAAATCACATCATCCAATCAGCTCGAATCTTACTTACAGTATTTATGGTTAAAAGATAGGCTTATATAA
- a CDS encoding NapC/NirT family cytochrome c encodes MKVYQKGLVIAGLIVIAGYTSFRIGYAWFTIPSSCNYCHETEPYVISWEKAPHKEIDCRDCHETRGPFHRIDTMLRGIRDVGIQLKGNYSFLMKSVYYDSNCINCHLGDFKPETKAPHMPSNHAKIIKNGQGCNNCHRDTGHKNGLGVDAKFEALSE; translated from the coding sequence ATGAAAGTATATCAAAAAGGGCTAGTGATCGCTGGACTTATAGTTATAGCAGGTTATACATCATTCAGAATCGGATATGCCTGGTTTACTATCCCTTCTTCATGCAACTATTGTCATGAGACAGAACCCTATGTTATATCATGGGAAAAAGCCCCACATAAAGAGATTGATTGCAGGGATTGTCATGAAACAAGAGGGCCTTTCCATCGAATTGATACAATGCTACGAGGTATACGTGATGTAGGTATTCAACTTAAAGGAAATTATTCTTTTTTAATGAAGTCAGTTTACTATGATTCAAATTGCATAAATTGTCATCTAGGAGATTTTAAGCCCGAAACGAAAGCGCCCCATATGCCTAGTAATCATGCTAAGATCATTAAAAATGGTCAAGGGTGTAACAATTGCCACAGGGATACCGGCCATAAGAATGGACTTGGTGTAGACGCAAAGTTTGAGGCATTATCAGAATAG
- a CDS encoding hemerythrin domain-containing protein has product MRPTKELVIEHEAVLTVLQILDEISLRITEGNDININDLETLLDVMKVFVDRCHHGKEEKILFTALESAGIPREGGPVGVMLYEHDNGRRYISGMREAFERVKEGDKQAFKTFAANASDYTALMYAHIDKENNILYQMAETHLSDPMKIKLAQDFSSLQARETGNGSYEKYFKVIEQLKANYLKG; this is encoded by the coding sequence ATGCGACCAACCAAAGAACTCGTCATTGAACACGAAGCTGTTCTCACAGTTTTGCAGATTCTTGATGAGATTAGTCTGCGAATTACTGAAGGAAACGATATTAATATTAATGATCTCGAAACTTTGCTCGATGTTATGAAAGTATTCGTAGACCGCTGTCATCACGGTAAGGAAGAGAAAATTTTATTTACGGCCCTGGAATCTGCGGGTATTCCCAGAGAAGGCGGACCTGTTGGCGTAATGCTCTATGAACATGACAACGGACGAAGATATATCAGCGGGATGAGGGAAGCTTTTGAAAGGGTTAAGGAAGGGGATAAACAAGCTTTTAAAACGTTTGCTGCGAACGCATCTGACTATACAGCCCTTATGTATGCGCATATTGATAAGGAAAATAATATTCTTTATCAAATGGCAGAAACGCATCTCTCAGATCCAATGAAAATAAAACTGGCGCAAGATTTTTCAAGTCTTCAAGCTCGGGAGACAGGTAATGGTTCATATGAAAAGTATTTTAAAGTTATCGAACAATTAAAGGCCAATTATCTTAAAGGTTAG
- a CDS encoding aspartyl-phosphate phosphatase Spo0E family protein, which translates to MYGLSFDPNEEVEKLNIDIEDLRMKLINEVQQKRDLLDPEVIKLSQRLDRSLNQFYRLTFHLGQK; encoded by the coding sequence ATGTACGGATTAAGCTTCGATCCAAACGAAGAAGTCGAAAAACTTAATATTGATATTGAAGACTTACGCATGAAACTAATCAACGAAGTGCAGCAAAAACGCGATCTTCTGGATCCCGAAGTTATAAAATTGAGTCAGAGGTTAGATAGATCATTAAATCAATTTTATAGACTCACCTTTCATTTGGGGCAGAAGTAA
- a CDS encoding APC family permease, whose translation MLNHAGVEVPRLKKNALSLSEIVSSSLANVAPAMCIYFSLSLIVGGAGIAAPLTVLLAAVAMAFHANAITEFTKALPSTGSYVTFIGKSFGRSMSVIVALMYVFSYIVAIGSVITMSGYWTAEIIKNFLNIQVPWWIISVLFVLLVYWVTSSGIKLSVRTVVTVFAFEVGLLLISAIAMLIAGHAYISFAPLNPANIKGGLSGVGLGFPIAIFMFIGVGNSAPLAEETENPRRNVPLAVYTTVIVAGLMYTFLGYATIIGLHANESLIANASVPFIDASKEALGGFVILAYLAGFTSTLACLIGATNGQSRVIFSSAREGLLPKWLAGVSKKQTPVAAIRFYLIAACLITFIWSTKAAPLDVYGFLSTLGAIGVILIYITLNFALTTFYKRQRADKFKTLKHGIVPAVSTLTMLLPLWGLIQPGQPTPYNIFPYLILAYLVVVVVYALVATRRNPELGRRVGSVVADE comes from the coding sequence ATGTTAAATCATGCGGGGGTTGAAGTACCCCGTCTTAAAAAGAACGCTTTAAGTCTGAGTGAAATAGTCTCCTCTTCTCTGGCCAATGTGGCACCGGCAATGTGTATTTACTTCTCTCTCTCTCTCATCGTAGGGGGGGCAGGAATTGCAGCTCCTCTGACCGTTCTTTTGGCGGCAGTCGCGATGGCTTTTCATGCCAACGCAATTACGGAGTTTACTAAGGCCCTGCCAAGCACAGGATCTTATGTAACATTTATTGGGAAGTCATTTGGTAGAAGCATGAGTGTTATCGTTGCTTTAATGTATGTTTTCTCTTATATCGTAGCCATTGGTTCAGTAATCACTATGAGTGGCTACTGGACGGCAGAAATTATTAAAAATTTCTTAAACATCCAAGTACCCTGGTGGATTATTAGTGTGTTGTTCGTGTTGCTTGTATACTGGGTAACGTCATCCGGTATCAAGTTGTCTGTGCGTACTGTGGTTACAGTTTTTGCATTTGAAGTGGGACTTTTGTTGATATCGGCCATAGCAATGTTAATTGCCGGACACGCATACATCAGCTTTGCGCCGCTTAACCCGGCGAACATAAAAGGCGGTTTGAGTGGTGTAGGATTAGGCTTCCCCATTGCTATATTCATGTTTATCGGGGTGGGCAACTCAGCGCCGCTTGCAGAGGAAACTGAAAACCCGAGGAGGAATGTACCGCTGGCAGTATATACGACGGTTATTGTAGCCGGTTTGATGTACACTTTTCTGGGGTATGCGACAATTATCGGCCTGCACGCTAATGAATCATTAATTGCTAACGCGAGCGTGCCATTTATTGACGCTTCTAAAGAAGCCTTGGGCGGATTTGTCATTCTGGCTTATCTCGCCGGCTTTACCAGTACTTTGGCCTGCCTTATAGGTGCGACTAACGGGCAATCCAGGGTAATATTCAGTTCGGCTCGCGAGGGACTCCTGCCTAAATGGTTGGCCGGAGTGAGTAAAAAGCAGACGCCCGTGGCGGCTATACGTTTTTACCTTATCGCAGCTTGCCTGATAACCTTCATTTGGAGCACTAAAGCTGCCCCACTTGATGTTTACGGTTTTTTGAGTACTTTGGGTGCAATTGGTGTTATTCTTATTTATATAACATTGAACTTTGCCCTGACAACCTTTTACAAGCGTCAGCGGGCAGACAAGTTTAAAACGTTGAAGCACGGTATTGTGCCTGCTGTAAGTACATTAACCATGTTGCTGCCGCTATGGGGATTGATCCAGCCTGGTCAGCCCACTCCATATAATATATTTCCCTACTTGATTTTGGCCTATCTTGTGGTAGTTGTCGTCTATGCTCTGGTTGCCACCCGTCGTAATCCCGAACTCGGTCGTCGAGTAGGAAGCGTAGTAGCCGATGAATAG